In the Anaerolineales bacterium genome, CTTTGACGAGTCGACCCTCCTGCGTGTGGCACATGTCTGCGAAGCGGCGGGGATCTACCCAGTCGGACGTACGCGTCCAGCCTAACCCTCACCTGCTTGAGGTTGGTCTTGTTTCTTCCCAGACTACCATCTCAGTCGATCATGCAATCTGGTGTGTGCTCCATGATTGCAGCGAGTCGCGATGGCTCTCTCCAATGAATCAGACAGGCTCGGGAGACGGCCTCATTTCCGGCTCCTGGTTGGCCGAAGTCAGGCCGTCCAACGCCCGTCGTCAACCGGGGTCTTGCCGCGGTACTGAGACCAGGATGAGGACCGCGGTCATGGCTCGCAGCGCCCTTCCCCGGATCTCAGATACTCCGGCGGTCTGTGGAGGAGAGCCGCGCGTCTTGGAGCACTGACATCGATGCAAACGTCCTTCTTGGTCCTCTGCGCACGTCAGGATCGAACGCGGCGCCGACGCAGTCTTCTCAACGTCGGATATGACTAGGCCGTCCTGGTGTCAGCCGGGGATGTGGGAGACATCTGGGCGGTTGCGCAGGGGACCGCGGGTATCGTGAGGGTGGAGCCCGGCGGATAGCACCAATCACAGACAAGGTCCAAGATGCCGCGCGCCCGGCAATGCTCCCCTCTGCAGGTGCGAGCCATCCCGCTCCGGGGCGAGGGAATCTGCAATGGTCCACCCGGAGCACACTCGTCGGCCGTCGGCCCGCCGAAGACCAGCGAAGCGGCACGGGAGACTGACCAAATCGTCCCCTGAGGCGCCCTACACGACGCCAGCCTCCTGCCAGGCGCTCACCTCTTCCGCCGTATAGCCCAGCAGGTTGACAAGCACTTCCTGTGTGTGCTGCCCCAGTGTGGGCGGCGCGCGGAAGACTTGCGTAGGGGAGGTCGGGATGCAAAGGGGCGATCCGACCATCGGCACACGTCCGGCGGTCGGATGGTCAACATCGGTCCGCATCCCACGCGCCACGACTTGCGGATCGGCGAAGACCTGGTCGACGCTGTTGATAGGAGCCGCCGGAATCCCAATGGACTCGCACAGGTCGATCCAGGCCTGGGCTGGCCGTGTCCGAAACAAGTCACTCAGCCTTTCGACGACAGCCTCACGGTTCTCGACGCGTGCCCTGTTGGTGACAAAGCGCGAATCCTCGGCCCACTCGGCCTCGCCTACCCGCTCGCAGAAGCGCTTCCACTGGGAGTCGTTCCCTGAGGCAAAGGCGAAGTAGCCGTCTTGCGCCCGGAACGATTGGTAGGGAACGAGATTGGGATGGCCGTTACCGTAGCGGGTCGGGGGCTGCCCAGAGACGAGGTAGTTGCTGGCGACATAAGACAGCAGCGCAACTTGCGTGTCCAGCAGGGATATGTCAATGCGCTGCCCGTCGCCGGTGCGCTCCCGCGCGAAAAGGGCGGCCAGGATGGCTGTGGACGCGAACATGCCGGCTCCGAGATCGGCGATGGCGATACCGGCCCGGAAAGGCTCGCCGTCTGCAGGCCCCGTCAGGCTCATGAAACCACCCATGGCCTGGACCATGAAGTCGTAACCCGGTCGCTCACGGTAGGGTCCCGTCTGGCCGTAGCCAGTGATGGAGCAAACAATCATCCCCGGCCGA is a window encoding:
- a CDS encoding CoA transferase, translated to RPGMIVCSITGYGQTGPYRERPGYDFMVQAMGGFMSLTGPADGEPFRAGIAIADLGAGMFASTAILAALFARERTGDGQRIDISLLDTQVALLSYVASNYLVSGQPPTRYGNGHPNLVPYQSFRAQDGYFAFASGNDSQWKRFCERVGEAEWAEDSRFVTNRARVENREAVVERLSDLFRTRPAQAWIDLCESIGIPAAPINSVDQVFADPQVVARGMRTDVDHPTAGRVPMVGSPLCIPTSPTQVFRAPPTLGQHTQEVLVNLLGYTAEEVSAWQEAGVV